The Malus domestica chromosome 06, GDT2T_hap1 genome has a segment encoding these proteins:
- the LOC103438689 gene encoding uncharacterized protein isoform X5, with product MEGDDHGRRASSSAKPSRLSPLAEPFSSNRSNTALPPLHTLTSVDPCASMPKLLSGINLEDDPFQLASVFSHDLCDFGENSCFSDYPSVNASSDFGFIPSAANESLLDYTEHSSFGHSQASLSSNKSAALAYKTLLELGKPAVTGSKPYVDNSEIVRGKFSDLNIGRDNQLDAGLFSFSAVNSAVVLEPSNTSTTVSPLYPVLSKNVDFKGNCSVNNYMDLHHLLSGEGKGIHRDESPIDKGNEGRADKALSSEGIGSLLSEKSDPLITLTNTSDDFSLEHLGVKEDVSLVRKLDENDSDLDSPCWKGTLASWQSPFGVSRSSSDSVENEQETRNSLNPLAPQFFPRHAKTVVNYHVSECVGDDFSSFQKSDSSAVVSFSKGHEPVDESGSKSSISVYGIADQPSNDNHQVESAYALPNSECGSVLNASVGPSMLLSTRPKIDVPTILNVMHEMSEMLVQNCANDLDSLNEYTPDVIQHIINNLSMCIQPRAGGKTPISDITLMSTPYCPNKSTELQQCSNSGFQVTRTNALAALHELDYQNCYKGRKVNSHVFTERTLDSCPSRCGIDTEKSNDIIQVMGNMSRGNRLNSEELDPEALVYKKLWLEAEAELRSLKYETCVLYTQVEMGGRKLDKYKVSFFLSVLSFRFWFNFVIFCCFRCQASY from the exons CTTTTCGTCGAACCGCTCCAATACTGCCCTTCCCCCCTTGCATACATTGACTTCAGTTGACCCCTGTGCTTCCATGCCCAAACTCTTGTCTGGTATCAACTTGGAAGATGATCCATTTCAATTGGCGTCTGTATTTTCCCATGATCTCTGTGATTTTGGTGAGAATTCTTGTTTTTCGGATTACCCATCTGTGAATGCTAGCTCGGATTTTGGTTTTATACCCTCTGCCGCGAATGAGTCCCTACTCGATTACACAGAGCATTCATCATTTGGGCACAGCCAAGCCAGTCTCTCCAGTAACAAGAGTGCTGCATTGGCTTACAAAACTTTGCTTGAACTAG GAAAACCTGCTGTTACGGGATCGAAGCCCTATGTTGACAATTCTGAAATTGTTCGtggaaaatttagtgatttgAATATTGgaagagacaatcaattagatgcTGGATTATTCTCTTTTTCAGCAGTTAATTCAG CTGTGGTCCTTGAGCCGTCAAATACCAGCACAACAGTTTCTCCCTTGTATCCTGTATTGTCAAAGAATGTGGATTTTAAAGGCAATTGTTCTGTGAACAATTATATGGATCTTCATCACCTACTCTCTGGTGAAGGCAAAGGGATCCACCGTGATGAAAGTCCCATTGATAAAGGAAACGAAGGGAGGGCTGACAAAGCTCTTTCTAGTGAGGGTATTGGTTCATTACTATCGGAAAAATCCGATCCACTAATTACTTTGACCAATACTTCTGATGATTTCAGCTTGGAACATCTTGGAGTCAAAGAAGATGTTTCTCTTGTGAGAAAATTAGATGAGAATGACTCTGATTTGGACTCACCTTGTTGGAAAGGAACCTTGGCTTCTTGGCAATCCCCATTTGGAGTTTCAAGATCGAGTTCAGACTCTGTTGAAAATGAACAAGAAACGCGTAATAGTTTGAATCCACTGGCACCACAATTTTTTCCTCGTCATGCTAAAACAGTAGTAAATTATCATGTAAGTGAGTGCGTAGGAGATGATTTCTCATCTTTCCAAAAGAGTGACTCTTCAGCTGTTGTTTCATTCTCCAAAGGGCATGAACCAGTTGATGAATCAGGATCAAAGTCTTCCATATCGGTTTATGGAATTGCCGATCAGCCTTCCAATGACAACCATCAAGTGGAAAGCGCTTATGCCCTGCCTAACTCAGAATGTGGCTCTGTGCTTAATGCATCTGTGGGACCATCCATGTTGCTGTCTACTCGTCCAAAAATAGATGTCCCAACAATACTTAATGTGATGCATGAAATGTCAGAAATGCTTGTACAAAATTGTGCAAATGATTTAGATTCACTGAACGAATATACGCCTGATGTGATCCAGCATATAATCAATAATCTTTCCATGTGCATCCAACCGAGGGCTGGAGGAAAGACTCCAATCTCTGATATAACTCTTATGAGCACTCCATACTGTCCTAATAAATCAACAGAGCTCCAACAG TGCTCAAACTCGGGGTTTCAAGTAACAAGGACAAATGCTTTGGCTGCTCTGCATGAGCTTGATTACCAGAACTGCTACAAGGGGCGCAAGGTTAATTCTCATGTTTTTACTGAGAGAACGTTGGATTCCTGTCCTTCACGTTGTGGCATTGACACTGAGAAGAGCAATGACATCATTCAA GTTATGGGCAACATGTCGAGAGGCAATCGTCTGAACAGTGAAGAGTTAGATCCAGAAGCTCTagtatataaaaaattatggcTCGAGGCTGAAGCAGAATTACGTTCCCTGAAGTATGAAACTTGTGTCTTATACACGCAAGTGGAAATGGGCGGCCGCAAATTAGACAAATATAAGGTGAGCTTCTTCCTTTCCGTCCTGTCTTTCcgtttttggtttaattttgttattttctgcTGTTTCAGGTGTCAGGCAAGCTATTAG